Proteins encoded within one genomic window of Spirulina major PCC 6313:
- the holA gene encoding DNA polymerase III subunit delta has product MPIYLFWGEDDFAMGKAIAKLQDAVLDPNWLSFNTDKLTADTSETIIDGLNQAMTPPFGMGGRFVWLENTTVCQTCPEALLNELKRTLPAVPPTSTLLLTSRKKPDGRAKSTKLLQKHAEIREFALIPPWRTDDLIRNVQQVARDMNLKLTPRAVELLAESIGNNTRQLWSELEKLQLFGGNTSQPIDDRAVAQLTIANTQNSLQLATAIRDGKTDQAVGLVAELLNLNEPPLRIVATLIGQFRTWLLIRVMIESGERDDSAIAKFAELGNPKRLYFLRKELNAIAAPQLLQTLPILRDLELGLKRGANPAEFLPMKVVELCLVCQPAPRHSPARRR; this is encoded by the coding sequence ATGCCTATCTACTTGTTTTGGGGTGAAGATGATTTTGCGATGGGGAAAGCGATCGCCAAACTTCAAGATGCGGTGCTTGACCCCAATTGGCTCTCCTTCAACACCGACAAACTCACCGCCGACACCAGCGAAACAATCATCGACGGCCTCAACCAAGCGATGACCCCCCCCTTTGGCATGGGGGGCCGCTTCGTCTGGCTGGAAAATACCACCGTTTGTCAAACCTGCCCCGAAGCCCTCCTCAACGAACTCAAACGCACCCTGCCCGCCGTTCCCCCCACCTCCACCCTCCTCCTCACCAGCCGCAAAAAACCCGACGGTCGCGCCAAATCCACCAAACTTTTACAAAAACACGCCGAAATCCGCGAATTCGCCCTCATCCCCCCCTGGCGCACCGACGACCTAATCCGCAACGTGCAGCAGGTGGCGCGAGACATGAACCTCAAGCTCACCCCCCGCGCTGTGGAACTCCTGGCCGAATCCATCGGCAACAACACGCGCCAACTCTGGAGCGAATTGGAAAAGCTGCAACTCTTCGGCGGCAACACGAGCCAACCCATCGACGATCGCGCCGTCGCCCAACTGACGATCGCCAACACCCAAAACAGCCTCCAACTGGCCACCGCCATTCGGGATGGCAAAACCGATCAGGCCGTGGGGTTAGTGGCAGAGTTATTAAACCTCAATGAACCGCCCTTGCGCATTGTGGCGACGCTGATCGGGCAGTTCCGCACCTGGTTATTAATTCGGGTGATGATCGAAAGCGGCGAACGGGATGATAGTGCGATCGCAAAATTCGCCGAATTGGGCAATCCGAAACGCCTCTATTTTCTCCGCAAGGAATTGAATGCGATCGCCGCCCCCCAACTCCTCCAAACCCTCCCCATCCTCCGCGACCTGGAACTGGGTCTGAAACGCGGCGCAAATCCAGCGGAATTTCTGCCAATGAAGGTGGTGGAATTGTGTTTGGTCTGTCAACCTGCACCGCGCCACAGCCCAGCACGGCGGCGATAA
- a CDS encoding Rpn family recombination-promoting nuclease/putative transposase — translation MAYPRYINPLTDFGFKRIFGTEANKAIVIDFLNTLLPPHHQIQDLTYKNTENLGNTPVDRKAIFDIYCQASDGQRFIVEIQKVKQDYFKDRSIYYASFPIQEQAEKGYWNYQLCPVYTVGILDFVFDEHQDDEELIHIITLKDQHCRPFHNKLQFIYIELPKFFKPLEELETPLDQWLFVLRHLSELSDRPDLLQANPIFNQLFEAAEFANLSRSEQSRYENSLKYYRDWNNVMNTVRREGREEGREEGREEGREEGRQEGQQALILRQLTRKFGIIPESLEQQVFILTSEDIAALGEDIFDLQTIADLETWLISRA, via the coding sequence ATGGCTTATCCCCGCTACATCAACCCCCTCACCGACTTTGGCTTTAAACGCATCTTTGGCACAGAAGCGAATAAAGCGATCGTGATTGACTTCCTCAATACCCTGCTGCCGCCCCACCACCAAATTCAAGACCTCACCTATAAAAACACCGAAAACCTGGGAAATACGCCCGTAGACCGCAAGGCCATTTTTGATATTTATTGTCAAGCCAGCGATGGTCAACGCTTTATTGTTGAAATCCAAAAGGTCAAGCAAGATTATTTTAAAGATCGCAGTATTTACTACGCATCATTCCCGATTCAAGAGCAAGCGGAAAAAGGGTACTGGAATTATCAGTTATGTCCGGTCTACACGGTGGGTATTCTCGATTTTGTCTTTGATGAACACCAAGATGATGAGGAACTGATTCACATCATTACCCTCAAAGATCAGCATTGCCGCCCCTTTCACAACAAATTACAGTTTATCTATATTGAACTGCCGAAATTTTTCAAACCGTTGGAGGAATTAGAAACGCCTCTCGATCAGTGGTTATTTGTGCTGCGGCATTTATCGGAATTGAGCGATCGCCCCGATCTCCTCCAAGCCAACCCCATTTTCAATCAACTGTTTGAAGCGGCAGAATTCGCGAACCTCTCCCGTTCAGAACAAAGCCGTTATGAAAACAGCCTGAAATATTATCGCGACTGGAATAATGTGATGAATACAGTGCGTCGAGAAGGGCGTGAGGAAGGGCGTGAGGAAGGGCGTGAGGAAGGTCGTGAGGAGGGACGACAGGAAGGGCAACAGGCTTTAATTCTGCGTCAACTGACTCGTAAGTTTGGCATCATTCCTGAATCCCTTGAACAGCAAGTTTTCATCCTGACCTCGGAAGACATTGCCGCTTTGGGTGAGGATATTTTTGATCTTCAAACGATCGCAGACCTCGAAACCTGGCTCATCTCCCGTGCTTAG
- a CDS encoding VgrG-related protein codes for MNTTYIAQATLKINGSKASSKIMESLLQISIEQSLHLPAMFTLIIQNSRYPGDPDDKFWQHETEFEIGTEIEIGFVGSTTEDKDFSEVEEGSVIKGEVTAIETQFTTGSQAPIIIRGYDISHRLHRGRFNRSFQDTTDSDIVKKIIGEVGITSNTIDATSPTHEYVFQENQTNMEFFRERAARNGYELFVQDGKLNFRKPKSEATIELEWLKDLYDFRVRVSSAEQVSSVEVRGWDYTKKEPIVATKNTDQVLTETDYGKGKKTSSSFSGKPTSPKVIVVDKPVSSTSEADKIAQSLVDELGGEFVVADARAEGNPDICPGKIIKLKDMSKYSGSYYVTETRHLYENRIYITEFTVRGLRGGDLLAMLSPPTRLKPGQTLMVGQVTDNNDPKKWGRVRVWFPTLTPKEGKDAHTSYWARVVAIGAGKDRGFDCLPEVDDEVLVAFEHGDIHRPYVVGGVWNGKDAPPTVVTDSVVDGKVRLRTFKTRIGHQLQFVEEDKDSTKQGVYVDTKDKYYLHFNDTDQFLELKTKDGHQVLLDDKNQKILIKSKGSHQVLLDDKGKKIEIKSGGGHLVKLDDNSKKIEITSTGDINLTAGMGKNINLDATKINLTGKSAITLKVGGNSLDIQMASVTLKSAATMTVEGLSTTIKGTASVAVSSLSIKLG; via the coding sequence ATGAATACCACCTATATTGCCCAAGCGACCCTCAAAATTAATGGCAGCAAAGCATCGTCCAAAATCATGGAAAGCTTACTGCAAATTTCCATTGAACAAAGCCTTCATCTACCGGCAATGTTCACCTTGATCATTCAAAACTCTCGCTATCCAGGTGATCCGGATGACAAGTTTTGGCAACATGAAACAGAATTTGAAATTGGGACAGAAATTGAAATCGGGTTTGTCGGAAGTACCACGGAAGATAAAGACTTTAGTGAAGTCGAAGAAGGCAGTGTCATTAAAGGGGAAGTCACAGCGATCGAAACCCAATTTACCACCGGCTCCCAAGCCCCGATCATCATCCGAGGCTATGACATTTCCCATCGTCTCCATCGTGGTCGCTTCAATCGTTCCTTTCAAGACACAACCGATAGTGACATTGTCAAAAAAATCATCGGTGAAGTCGGCATTACATCCAATACGATTGATGCGACCAGCCCCACCCATGAATATGTCTTTCAAGAAAATCAAACCAATATGGAATTTTTCCGAGAGCGAGCCGCCCGCAACGGCTATGAACTCTTTGTCCAAGATGGTAAATTGAATTTTCGTAAACCCAAATCCGAAGCCACGATCGAATTAGAATGGTTAAAGGATTTATATGATTTTCGGGTGCGGGTTTCTAGTGCAGAGCAGGTGAGTTCCGTCGAAGTACGCGGCTGGGACTATACCAAAAAAGAACCCATTGTTGCCACTAAAAACACCGATCAAGTTTTAACAGAAACAGACTACGGCAAGGGCAAAAAAACCAGCAGTAGTTTTAGTGGTAAGCCCACTAGTCCGAAGGTGATTGTGGTAGACAAACCGGTTTCTAGTACATCCGAAGCTGATAAAATTGCGCAGTCCTTAGTGGATGAACTGGGGGGAGAATTTGTCGTTGCGGATGCCCGTGCTGAGGGGAATCCGGACATCTGTCCCGGTAAGATTATTAAACTCAAGGACATGAGTAAATATAGTGGCAGTTATTACGTCACGGAAACCCGGCATTTATATGAGAATCGCATCTACATTACAGAATTTACGGTGCGAGGGTTGCGGGGGGGAGATTTACTAGCGATGTTATCACCGCCGACCCGTTTAAAGCCGGGTCAGACTTTAATGGTGGGGCAGGTTACGGATAATAATGATCCGAAAAAATGGGGTCGGGTGCGGGTGTGGTTTCCTACGCTCACGCCGAAAGAGGGAAAGGATGCCCATACGAGTTATTGGGCGCGGGTGGTGGCTATTGGGGCGGGTAAGGATCGGGGGTTTGATTGTTTGCCGGAGGTGGATGATGAGGTGTTGGTGGCGTTTGAGCATGGGGATATTCATCGGCCCTATGTGGTGGGGGGGGTGTGGAATGGGAAGGATGCACCGCCGACGGTGGTGACGGATAGTGTGGTGGATGGGAAGGTACGGTTACGCACATTTAAGACCCGCATTGGGCATCAGTTGCAGTTTGTGGAGGAGGATAAAGATAGTACTAAACAGGGGGTTTATGTTGATACGAAAGATAAGTATTATTTGCATTTCAATGATACAGATCAGTTTTTAGAGCTTAAAACTAAAGATGGACACCAAGTTTTACTGGATGATAAGAACCAAAAGATTCTAATTAAGAGCAAAGGAAGCCATCAAGTACTGCTAGATGATAAAGGCAAGAAAATTGAAATCAAATCTGGTGGTGGTCATCTCGTTAAGCTAGATGATAATAGCAAGAAAATTGAGATCACCTCTACAGGGGATATCAATTTAACGGCTGGAATGGGCAAAAATATTAATTTAGATGCAACGAAAATCAATCTGACGGGTAAGAGTGCGATTACCTTGAAGGTGGGGGGGAATTCCCTTGATATTCAGATGGCGAGTGTGACGTTAAAGTCGGCGGCAACGATGACAGTAGAGGGCTTAAGTACGACGATTAAGGGGACAGCATCTGTGGCGGTGTCGTCATTATCAATCAAGTTAGGGTAG
- a CDS encoding iron uptake porin: MTTFHRLSSRATPILLGSVLLMAQPLAAEAQTHQDLFDQIQTYSEEGNSMLGQGVGASQFSDVSPNDWAFQALDDLVRRYDCLKGYPNGTFRGDRALSRYEFAAGLNACLQQIERLIAETTADFATREDLETMRRLMEEFEAELAMLGTRVDNLESRVAFLEDNQFSTTTKLDGEVIFALSGLFPNDDRYDTTGNGVTNRDFSDNIVFQHRTRLNFDTSFTGRDRLRTRLQARNVSDWSIDGRVTREARWGFRGDNENAVEVDVLSYRFPVGSKITAQIFANGVGMDDFLSTLNPFDSSGGGSISRFGQRNPILRTGGQQAGAGFAYKVSDALTFSAGYTADNAADAAQGLFGADYALGAQLQYENDTFGLGLTYINSYTKDGGLNHDTGSLPSNLDGNTPVVANNFGIEALVTPSDAFFVGGWVGFSDAVIIGQAEADVWNYALTLGFPDLGGEGNLLGFVVGQQPRLSGSELPVASLTAGDFGALGLGAREDRDLGYHIEAFYKWQLTEHIDITPGVIWLTNPGHNSTNSDVIAATVRTRFKF, encoded by the coding sequence ATGACCACATTTCATCGGCTTTCGAGCCGTGCAACACCGATTCTGCTAGGGTCAGTCCTGCTGATGGCTCAGCCCCTCGCCGCTGAAGCCCAAACCCATCAAGACCTTTTCGACCAAATCCAAACCTACAGCGAAGAAGGCAATTCCATGCTCGGTCAGGGCGTGGGCGCATCCCAATTTAGCGACGTTTCCCCCAATGACTGGGCCTTCCAAGCCTTAGACGATCTCGTGCGTCGCTACGACTGCTTGAAAGGCTATCCCAACGGCACATTTCGCGGCGATCGCGCCCTCTCCCGCTATGAATTTGCCGCCGGTTTAAACGCCTGCCTCCAGCAAATAGAACGCCTCATCGCCGAAACCACCGCCGACTTCGCCACCCGCGAAGACCTCGAAACCATGCGTCGTCTCATGGAAGAGTTTGAAGCCGAACTCGCCATGCTCGGCACGCGGGTCGATAACCTAGAGTCTCGCGTTGCCTTCCTCGAAGACAACCAGTTTTCCACCACCACCAAACTCGACGGGGAAGTGATCTTCGCCCTCAGCGGCCTGTTTCCCAACGATGATCGCTACGACACCACTGGCAATGGGGTCACAAATCGCGACTTTTCCGACAACATCGTTTTTCAACATCGCACCCGCCTCAACTTTGATACCTCCTTCACCGGACGCGATCGCCTCCGCACTCGCCTCCAAGCCCGCAACGTCTCCGACTGGAGCATTGATGGTCGCGTCACTCGCGAAGCCCGCTGGGGATTCCGGGGCGACAATGAAAATGCAGTGGAAGTGGATGTCTTGTCCTATCGTTTCCCCGTGGGCAGCAAAATCACCGCGCAAATCTTCGCCAACGGGGTAGGCATGGATGATTTCCTCTCCACCCTGAACCCCTTCGATTCGAGCGGTGGCGGTTCCATTTCCCGCTTTGGGCAGCGCAACCCCATTTTGCGCACCGGTGGTCAACAGGCCGGGGCTGGGTTTGCCTATAAGGTTAGCGATGCCTTGACCTTCTCGGCTGGCTATACCGCCGATAATGCTGCTGATGCCGCCCAAGGTTTGTTTGGGGCAGACTACGCCCTCGGTGCTCAACTTCAATATGAGAACGACACCTTCGGGCTAGGCCTAACCTACATCAACTCCTACACCAAAGACGGCGGCCTCAACCATGACACCGGTAGCTTACCCTCGAACCTCGACGGCAATACCCCCGTTGTGGCGAACAACTTCGGTATTGAAGCGTTAGTCACGCCCAGCGATGCCTTTTTTGTCGGCGGCTGGGTTGGTTTTAGTGACGCGGTGATTATTGGCCAAGCTGAAGCCGATGTGTGGAACTACGCCCTGACCTTGGGTTTCCCGGATTTAGGGGGCGAAGGAAATCTGCTCGGTTTTGTGGTGGGTCAACAGCCCCGTTTGAGTGGTTCAGAGTTGCCGGTGGCGAGTCTGACGGCGGGTGATTTCGGTGCGTTGGGTTTAGGCGCACGGGAAGATCGCGATCTGGGCTACCACATCGAAGCGTTCTATAAATGGCAACTGACGGAGCACATTGATATTACGCCCGGTGTGATCTGGCTGACGAATCCGGGTCATAACAGCACGAACTCGGATGTGATTGCCGCAACGGTGCGGACACGCTTCAAGTTCTAG
- a CDS encoding DUF1611 domain-containing protein: MEHLTAQHRVAVLLHRGIRDRSGKTGLAFLRYGEAKVVALIDHDCAGESLSELTGIPHEIPIVASVTEALAAQPDILLIGVAPSGGQLPDAWLEEVKLGIVAGLSVVNGLHTPIMSMVEDLPGSRLQKGQWIWDIRQEPPGLGIGMGRARSLSCQRLLTVGTDMAVGKMSAGLELRRAALAQGIQTKFVATGQAGLMIVGEGIPLDAVRVDFAAGAVEQAVLDLGSRCDLLLIEGQGSLLHPGSTATLPLLRGSQPTGLILVHRAGQEVIHNCPDVPIPPLPEVIELYETVARGAGAFASVRVAAIALNTGHLDEAAAKTAIAQVAAETGRFCTDVVRFGGAALLNHILKP, encoded by the coding sequence ATGGAACATCTCACAGCACAGCATCGGGTGGCCGTTCTGCTCCATCGGGGGATTCGCGATCGCAGCGGTAAAACAGGCTTGGCGTTCCTGCGCTACGGGGAGGCCAAGGTGGTGGCACTGATCGATCACGACTGTGCCGGGGAATCCCTCTCTGAGTTAACCGGCATCCCCCACGAGATTCCCATCGTGGCTTCCGTCACCGAGGCACTGGCCGCCCAACCGGATATTTTGCTGATTGGGGTTGCGCCGTCCGGGGGTCAACTGCCCGATGCGTGGTTAGAGGAAGTGAAGTTGGGGATTGTGGCGGGGCTTTCGGTGGTGAATGGGCTGCATACGCCAATCATGTCGATGGTGGAGGATTTGCCGGGGAGCCGTCTTCAAAAAGGTCAGTGGATTTGGGATATTCGCCAGGAGCCGCCGGGGTTGGGGATTGGGATGGGACGGGCGCGATCGCTCTCCTGTCAGCGGTTGCTCACGGTGGGGACGGATATGGCGGTAGGGAAAATGTCGGCGGGGTTGGAACTGCGGCGGGCGGCATTGGCCCAAGGGATACAGACGAAATTTGTGGCGACGGGTCAGGCGGGCTTGATGATTGTGGGGGAAGGGATTCCCCTCGATGCGGTGCGGGTGGATTTTGCGGCGGGGGCGGTGGAACAAGCGGTGCTGGATTTAGGGTCGCGCTGTGATCTGCTCTTAATCGAGGGTCAAGGTTCGCTCTTGCATCCCGGCTCGACGGCGACGCTACCGCTGCTGCGCGGCAGTCAACCCACGGGCTTAATCCTTGTCCATCGGGCGGGTCAGGAGGTGATCCACAATTGCCCCGATGTGCCGATTCCGCCGCTGCCGGAGGTGATTGAGCTTTACGAGACGGTGGCGCGGGGGGCGGGGGCGTTTGCCTCGGTGCGGGTGGCGGCGATCGCCCTCAATACGGGTCATTTAGACGAGGCCGCCGCGAAAACAGCGATCGCCCAAGTGGCGGCCGAAACCGGGCGATTCTGCACCGATGTAGTGCGGTTTGGCGGGGCGGCGTTGCTTAATCACATTCTGAAACCCTAG
- a CDS encoding YdcF family protein produces the protein MFKRKLPRPLRWIVVTSAIAVLTFNLHLLAQLHRAHQASPQPEAILVLGGDFEREYVAAYFAQEHPGLDLWISSGMPEAKSRAYFAQVGVDPQRLNYDRRAVDTVTNFTTMGPVFHAQNIRHLYLITSDFHLGRARFLAYLIFGHYGITVTPIAVPTQTPNESWWEIVRDGGRGVLWILTGYTVEKTRG, from the coding sequence ATGTTCAAACGGAAACTTCCCCGCCCCCTGCGCTGGATAGTGGTCACCAGTGCGATCGCTGTCCTCACCTTTAACCTCCACCTCCTCGCACAACTCCACCGCGCCCACCAGGCCAGCCCCCAGCCCGAAGCGATCCTCGTCCTAGGGGGCGATTTTGAGCGAGAATATGTGGCCGCCTACTTTGCCCAAGAGCATCCGGGGTTGGATCTGTGGATTTCGTCGGGAATGCCCGAAGCCAAGTCCCGCGCCTACTTTGCCCAGGTGGGAGTAGACCCCCAGCGGCTCAATTACGATCGCCGTGCCGTCGATACCGTCACCAACTTCACCACCATGGGGCCAGTTTTCCACGCCCAAAACATCCGCCATCTTTATCTGATTACGTCAGATTTTCACCTCGGTCGCGCCCGCTTTCTCGCCTATCTCATCTTTGGCCATTACGGCATCACCGTCACCCCGATCGCCGTGCCCACCCAAACCCCCAATGAATCCTGGTGGGAAATTGTCCGGGATGGAGGGCGCGGCGTATTGTGGATCTTGACGGGCTATACGGTGGAAAAAACGCGAGGATGA
- a CDS encoding DUF1868 domain-containing protein, translated as MDETYQAYLNRVAKLTLPETYRNQVQHIQESPKFNHGQPVPFPGYTINTPGHQDPRNQTFYDHLVTTQQAIVAQLEPGLLLPVPVESFHLTVADLIWDSNYQHAVATHGEAFEGKLCDRLTHSFSEYQKSVPERGPIELQLVGLLVRPRAIAVALVSIDELSYHKMLQLRRAVYQNSGLIALGIEQQYPFTAHIPLGYFSQVSEELDRDRLCETLMAFNDRWIGNTPEILSSHRAELYQFDDMANFYHKPHFPSIDF; from the coding sequence GTGGACGAAACCTATCAGGCTTATCTCAACAGAGTTGCAAAACTCACACTCCCTGAAACCTATCGTAACCAAGTTCAACATATACAAGAATCTCCAAAGTTTAATCACGGCCAGCCGGTTCCCTTTCCGGGCTACACGATCAACACACCAGGACATCAAGATCCGCGCAATCAGACGTTTTATGACCATCTCGTCACCACCCAACAGGCAATCGTCGCCCAATTGGAGCCGGGGCTGTTGCTGCCGGTGCCGGTGGAAAGCTTTCACTTAACCGTCGCAGATTTAATTTGGGATTCAAATTATCAGCACGCCGTGGCGACCCATGGCGAAGCGTTTGAGGGGAAATTGTGCGATCGCCTCACCCACAGTTTTAGCGAATATCAAAAATCCGTCCCCGAACGTGGCCCGATTGAATTGCAACTGGTGGGTCTTTTGGTGCGACCGAGGGCGATCGCCGTGGCACTCGTGTCCATCGATGAATTGTCCTATCACAAGATGCTGCAACTGCGGCGGGCGGTGTATCAAAACTCCGGGTTAATCGCCCTCGGCATTGAGCAACAATATCCCTTTACTGCCCATATTCCTCTGGGCTATTTCTCCCAAGTGTCCGAGGAGTTGGATCGCGATCGCCTCTGTGAAACCCTGATGGCCTTTAACGATCGCTGGATCGGCAACACCCCGGAAATCCTCAGCAGCCACAGAGCCGAACTCTATCAATTCGACGACATGGCCAACTTCTACCACAAACCCCACTTCCCCAGCATCGACTTTTAA
- a CDS encoding Uma2 family endonuclease, which translates to MTLALDQLSSNPLISWDTFWAEYGEDSRYELIDGEVFDLEPTGQHEQVVALIAAKLCVQIEQLGLPWFVLQQGILWPMEQGMTAFRPDVAVVDRRELGNEPFWASQSLLMLGSSLPWVAEVVSSNWQNDYARKLEDYATLGIPEYWIVDYAGLGGTRHIGRPKQPTLSVCHLVEGDYEIEQFRGNDRVISPTFPGLAVTAAEVLGARV; encoded by the coding sequence ATGACCCTTGCCCTTGATCAACTATCCTCTAATCCTTTGATTTCTTGGGATACGTTTTGGGCTGAGTATGGAGAAGATAGCCGCTACGAATTGATTGATGGAGAGGTGTTTGATTTGGAGCCAACGGGTCAGCATGAACAGGTGGTCGCGTTGATCGCCGCGAAACTTTGTGTCCAAATTGAGCAATTGGGTTTGCCGTGGTTTGTGTTGCAGCAGGGGATTTTGTGGCCGATGGAGCAGGGCATGACGGCGTTTCGGCCCGATGTGGCCGTAGTGGATCGGCGGGAATTGGGAAATGAGCCTTTTTGGGCGAGTCAATCGTTGTTAATGTTGGGGTCTTCGTTGCCCTGGGTTGCGGAAGTTGTGAGCAGCAATTGGCAGAATGATTATGCACGGAAGCTGGAAGATTATGCCACGTTGGGGATTCCTGAATATTGGATTGTGGACTATGCGGGTTTGGGGGGAACGCGGCACATTGGCCGGCCAAAACAGCCTACATTATCTGTCTGTCATTTAGTGGAAGGAGATTATGAAATTGAGCAATTTCGGGGCAATGATCGGGTGATTTCGCCCACATTTCCAGGTTTAGCAGTGACGGCGGCTGAGGTGTTGGGAGCGAGGGTTTAG
- a CDS encoding DUF4280 domain-containing protein, with amino-acid sequence MPNLVTMGAMMQCVPFGAAPSSLIVIPKGTPVTAPAMLAATVMDFAPIVNIPPFGVCTSLANPTVAAATAAALGVLTPMPCIPATVGPWQPGALKVKIGAFAALSDTSICNCAYGGVIKITMPGQFITTVT; translated from the coding sequence ATGCCGAATTTAGTGACGATGGGGGCGATGATGCAGTGTGTGCCGTTTGGGGCAGCGCCGAGTAGTTTGATTGTGATTCCGAAGGGGACTCCGGTGACGGCTCCGGCGATGTTGGCGGCGACGGTGATGGATTTTGCGCCGATTGTGAATATTCCGCCGTTTGGGGTTTGTACGTCGTTGGCGAATCCGACGGTGGCGGCGGCGACGGCGGCGGCGTTGGGGGTGTTGACTCCGATGCCTTGTATTCCGGCAACGGTGGGGCCGTGGCAGCCGGGGGCGCTGAAGGTGAAGATTGGGGCGTTTGCGGCGTTGTCGGATACGTCGATTTGTAATTGTGCCTATGGGGGGGTGATTAAGATTACGATGCCGGGGCAGTTTATTACGACGGTGACGTGA
- a CDS encoding SGNH/GDSL hydrolase family protein, whose translation MKKRRWWLGGGLLGSAIALELILRWGFGLGNPVLIMADPETGYRFLPNQAVTRFGHPIAYNNYSQRSDPVQQPKPPETLRILMTGDSVLNGGTVMGQDQIISEQLEAQLQSADVNAEVLNASAGSWGIGNQWGYLQQFGAFDSDLLIVQIGSHDLFQPTSIGDRVGVDVNYPDRKPLLALQEVWQRYAYPAIAQRWGLPLSTEIPPTTTDFTTQWEQNRAILGEIIAWSRSQNIPLWVLFTPNRIELIPDPLPPLYKAEFFRYLYAENIPVLDLHLAWQLVPRATVATYYRDSVHLTPAGNAAIASLITQTLQNTLLLSRPKP comes from the coding sequence ATGAAAAAGCGCAGGTGGTGGCTGGGGGGTGGATTGCTAGGGAGTGCGATCGCATTGGAACTGATCCTGCGCTGGGGATTTGGCTTAGGCAATCCGGTGCTGATTATGGCTGATCCTGAAACCGGCTATCGTTTCTTGCCTAATCAAGCCGTCACCCGTTTCGGCCATCCCATCGCCTACAATAACTACTCCCAACGCTCCGACCCCGTGCAGCAGCCCAAACCCCCCGAAACCCTGCGGATTTTGATGACGGGGGATTCCGTGCTCAATGGCGGCACGGTGATGGGTCAAGATCAGATCATTTCCGAGCAACTGGAAGCCCAATTACAGAGCGCGGACGTGAATGCGGAAGTGCTGAATGCGTCGGCGGGGTCGTGGGGCATTGGCAATCAATGGGGCTATTTACAACAGTTTGGAGCCTTTGACAGTGATTTGCTGATTGTGCAGATCGGGAGTCATGACCTGTTCCAGCCGACGAGTATAGGCGATCGCGTCGGGGTGGATGTGAATTATCCCGATCGCAAACCCCTGTTAGCCCTGCAAGAAGTGTGGCAACGGTACGCCTATCCTGCGATCGCGCAACGCTGGGGCCTGCCCCTCTCCACCGAAATCCCCCCCACCACCACAGATTTCACCACCCAATGGGAGCAAAACCGAGCCATCTTAGGGGAAATCATCGCCTGGAGCCGATCGCAAAATATCCCCCTCTGGGTCTTGTTCACCCCCAACCGAATCGAACTAATCCCAGACCCCCTACCGCCCCTCTACAAAGCCGAATTTTTCCGCTACCTCTACGCCGAAAATATTCCGGTGCTCGATCTCCATCTGGCTTGGCAGCTCGTCCCCCGCGCCACCGTTGCCACCTATTACCGCGATTCTGTTCACCTCACCCCGGCCGGTAATGCAGCGATCGCATCCCTGATCACCCAAACCTTACAAAACACCCTCCTCCTCTCCCGACCCAAACCCTAA